The window CTGCGCAAGGGCGTGGAGCTGGGGCTGGGCGGAAGCGTGTCGCTGAACGCAGCCACCCGAGGCGGCAACGGCCTCTCGGGGCAGATCGCCTATCAGCGTGGCAAGCTGACGCTGTTCGGCGGCGGGAGCAGCCGGTTGATGAACTACGACGACGCCTCGCGCGAGCTGCGGCAGAACCTGCTCGCCACCCCCGTCACCTTTCTGGACCAGGACCGGCGCGGCTCCGGCAACAACTTCCACGGAAGCGCGGACCTCACGGCCGAACTCGCGGTGGGAAAGATCGAGACGCTCTGGGCCTCCGCCAGCGCGTACCGCGGAGGATGGGGCAACGAGAGCTTCTCGCACAACCAGATTCTGGACGCGGACAGCGCCCCCACGCGCATCTACGACCGCGTGGGCGACTACGAGAGCGACTTCCTGGCGACGGATCTGGCGCTCGGCTTCCGGCGCATCGTGGAGGCGCAGCGGCACGAGCTCTCGGTGGAGGTGCGCAGGAGCGGCTCCGGCGACGAGAACACCGGGCGCGTGGAGGAGATCACCACCATGCGCACGGTGGAGACCGGCGACCCCCTCTCCGAGCTGCGCCTGACGGGCGGCGGCGAGGACCGCACGAGCCTCACGGCCAAGGCGGACTACATGCGCCCGCTGCCGGGGAAGGGGCGCGTGGAGATCGGGGTGCGCACCAGCCTCGAAGACCAGGCGAACGAGCAGACGCTGCGCCACTTCGCCCCCTTCGACGCGGGCGATCCGCGCCAGGTGACGGACGTGTCGTACACCTTTGGGCAGACGCAGCACTCGGCCTACACCAACCTGAGCCACAAGATCGGGCGCCTGTCGCTGCAGGGCGGCCTGCGCGCGGAGATGACGACGCTGGACCTGGCGCCGCGGCTGGAGAACGCGCAGCCGGGCTTCGAGCGCGACTTCTTCTCCATCCTCCCGAGCGCCAACCTGAGCTTCGAGTTCAAGCCGGGGCGCACGATGCGGGTCAACTACTCCCGGCGGGAGCGCCGCCCGTGGATCTGGGACCTCAACCCGTACGTCACGCAGAGCGATCCGCTGAACGTGCGCCTGGGGAACCCCGACCTGGAGCCCGCCGCCACCCACTCGCTCGGCGGCGACCTGAGCTGGCGCACGCGCGTGGCGACGCTGCGCCTGGCGCCGTACTTCCGCCGCACCAGCAACGAAGTGGAGTACATCCGCACCGTGAGCGCGGCGGGCGTGGCCACGACCATCCCGCAGAACCTGGCGGTGGTCGAAACCTACGGCGGCAGCCTCAACGCGTCGCTGTCGCCGGCGCGGTGGGGGAACGCCTCGGCATCGGTAGGCGCGAGCCACGACGAGCGCGACGCCGGTGCCCTCGGGAGCGCCTACTCGCGCAGCGGGAGCAACTACTTCTTCACCGCCAACTCCACGCTGCAGCCGGGGCGCGGCTGGGGGATCCAGGCGTCGCTGCGACTCAACTCGCCGCGAGAGTCGGTGCAGGGGCGCTATTCGTCGACGCCCTGGACGGAGCTGGGGATCCGCAAGGAGCTGTTCAACCGCAAGGCATCGATGAACATCCGCCTCGCGGACCCCTTCGACATCTACCGCACGCGCTTCACCTCGCGCGACCCCAGCTTCGCGGGAACGTCGCAGAGCCGCTCGTCGTGGGGCGGGCGCAGCGCGAGCCTGAGCCTGACCTACCGCTTCGGCAAGCCGCCGGAGCGCAAGAGCACCCAGACCGACGGCCCGCCGACGGGCGGCGGCGGGCCGCCCTGAACGGATTGGGCTCACGCGGAGACACGGAGGCACAGAGAGAAGGTCATCTCTGTGCCTCGTCTTTTGCGTGGTCCACTGCTACTCTGTACGCCGCGAACCATCCAGCACCCGAACCCGGCACCGATCGAATGAACGACCGCGACAACCTGATGGACTTCGCCGTACGCACCGCGACCGGGGCGGGGGAAATCACGCTGGAGCACTTCGGACGCGCCGCCGTGGAGTTCAAGGGCGACGGCAGCGAGGTGACGATCGCGGACCGCGCGGCCGAGGAGTTCATCCGCGCCGCCCTCCACGACGCCTTCCCCGACGACGGCATCGTGGGCGAGGAGGGCGAGG of the Longimicrobium sp. genome contains:
- a CDS encoding TonB-dependent receptor, whose protein sequence is MKILARLLIPFLLVLAASASAQERPVAGIQGRVVAAETSRPLAGVAVVARLQTDTVPAGRGVSGADGRYRIAGLAPGSYVVRATHTGRQTTQSEPVVVSAGMAAAGDLKMAAVVALEGLQVRAERPPVVHAEDRNVYSVKDMPAAVGGAADVLRTLPELEVDLNGNIKMVGNRPVTIHINGRPSPLRGEALTEFIRNLPADRIDRIEVIPNPSVRFEGGDGAIVNIVLRKGVELGLGGSVSLNAATRGGNGLSGQIAYQRGKLTLFGGGSSRLMNYDDASRELRQNLLATPVTFLDQDRRGSGNNFHGSADLTAELAVGKIETLWASASAYRGGWGNESFSHNQILDADSAPTRIYDRVGDYESDFLATDLALGFRRIVEAQRHELSVEVRRSGSGDENTGRVEEITTMRTVETGDPLSELRLTGGGEDRTSLTAKADYMRPLPGKGRVEIGVRTSLEDQANEQTLRHFAPFDAGDPRQVTDVSYTFGQTQHSAYTNLSHKIGRLSLQGGLRAEMTTLDLAPRLENAQPGFERDFFSILPSANLSFEFKPGRTMRVNYSRRERRPWIWDLNPYVTQSDPLNVRLGNPDLEPAATHSLGGDLSWRTRVATLRLAPYFRRTSNEVEYIRTVSAAGVATTIPQNLAVVETYGGSLNASLSPARWGNASASVGASHDERDAGALGSAYSRSGSNYFFTANSTLQPGRGWGIQASLRLNSPRESVQGRYSSTPWTELGIRKELFNRKASMNIRLADPFDIYRTRFTSRDPSFAGTSQSRSSWGGRSASLSLTYRFGKPPERKSTQTDGPPTGGGGPP